ACCGGGGTGGACCTCCGCGCAGAAGGAAGAGTGGTTGCGAAAGTTCGATTATGCGACCCTGCGGGACGTGGGCATCCACGAAGTCTATCCAGGGCATTACGTGCACTTCCTCAAGATGAAAGAGGTGCCGCGGCCTCTGCGGCGGGTGCTCACCAGCTATTCATTCGTCGAAGGGTGGGCGCACTACTGTGAGGAGATGATGCTCGAGGCGGGGTATGGGGCACGAAATCCCCGCCTTCGCATCGCCCAACTCTCGGAAGCGCTTCTCCGGAATGTCAGATTCCTTGCCGCCCTGGAGATGCACACGCGGGGCATGTCGACGAACGCCGCAGCATGGATGTTCGTCACCGAGGCTTATATGGATCCCTTGCCCGCGGAGCGGGAAGCGGTGCGCGGGACGTTCGATCCCGGGTATCTGAATTACACGCTCGGGAAATTGATGATCCGCAAGCTTCGGGACGACCTGCGCCGTCAGGAAGGCGCCGGGTTTTCTCTCCGGAACTTTCACGACAGACTTCTGGCCTTGGGTGCCCCCCCCATTCCCCTGGCGCGGCGGCAGCTCCTGGGATCGGACGCCGCCGCCTTGTAGGTCCGGATCAACTTCGCGGAGTCCCTCCGGCCGGAGGCGTCCCTCCCCCGGCCGCTCTTTCGGCCTTCATCGCCTCGGCCTTGGCTCTGGCGGCGGCGATCTTCTCGTCGCGGCTCATTTCGGCCTGTCCCGCCGGCTGGGCAGTTGGGGCCGCGGCGGCAGCCGGTGCGGCGGCAGGCGTTGCGCCGCCGGCGGCTGGTGCGGCCGGTTTGGCCGCGGGCGGTGCCGGGACCTTGGGGGGAATCTTCTGGCCGAGGAACTCCTGACGCAGGTACTGGTCGACCGCGGTGTGGATCCGCTCACGCGCCTCCGCCTTGCCCGCCATCGCGTCCGCAACCCAAGCTTTGTCCACGCGGTACGAGACGAGGCGCTTCCCCTGGGCGAAGTGCACGAGGTAGTGGGCCATCGAGTCCTGCACCACCATGATCCGCACGTTCAGCTTGAGGGGGATCGAGATCTCGCTGACCAGATGGAACACCCATCGTTCTTTCTCGTCCATCGCCGTTGTCGCCAGCGTCTCCGACACGGTCCGGCCCGCCAGCGGATCCATCGGCCGGAGGCGCGCCCGCCCCAACTTCTTCCGGATGGCACTCAACGCTTCGTCCTTGACGTCGGCAAACGCGACGGCAACGGAAAACCCCCAGATGACGAGAATGGCGAAGGTGAGCGACCAATAGGTCAGAAACTTGCTCAGGGTCATCTATCTCCTTTCGCTGCGATCACGCGGTCGACACCGGACCTGCCCCTCAACGGCCCAGAGATACTTATTTGGCGCCCCGGGCCTGTCGATCCTTCCCCGCCAAGCGGAGGATCTCGATCAGGTACGGCTCCGCCAACCGGAGCGCGCGGCCGCGGTGGCTCAGGCGATTCTTGACGTCCGGGGGGACCTCCGCCATCGTCCTAGGGTCCTCCTCCGGCACGAAGATCGGATCGTACCCGAACCCGCCGTTCCCCCGCGGATCGCGGGCGATGCGCCCCACACAGGTGCCTTCAAAGATCCTGACCGTGCCCGCCGGCAGCGCCACGGCGACCGCGGCCCGGTACCGCGCCGTCCGGTGGGCGTCCGGGGTCTCCCGCAGCAAGGCGAGGACCCGTGCGTTGCGGTCGGCGTCCGTCGCCTGCTCTCCGAGAAAGCGCGCGGAGTGAATCCCAGGGGCCCCCTCTAGCGCCTCGATCTCCACCCCGGAGTCATCGGCGAGCGCGACTTCCCCGGTAACCGCCGCCACCGTGAGGGCCTTGGCCCCGGCGTTATCGGCGTAGGTCTTCCCCTCCTCAGGGATTTCGCCGATCTGCGGGTAGTCAGCGAGCGAGCGCAAGACGATCGGCAGGTGAGCGAACACGGCGGCGATCTCCCGGACCTTGCCGGGGTTTCGGGTCGCCAGGACCAGGCACGGCCGGCGGTGCGCCCCGCTCACGGAGCGGTCAGGACGTCCGCGAGCACCTCACGCTGCTTGGCGATCAGGGTGACGATGCCTCGCTCACCGAGGGCCATCAGGGCGCTCGCCTCCGCTTTGCTGAACGCCGCCCCCTCGCCGGTCCCTTGTATCTCGACGAACTTCCCGGATTCCGTCATGACGATGTTCATGTCCACCCGGGCGCGAGAGTCTTCAGCAAAGGTGAGGTCGAGAACCGGAGCCCCATCGATGATACCGACGCTGGTCGCGGCGAGGAACTCCCGCACGGGGAACTTGGAGACGGCGTTGGTGCGCTTGAGCAGCGTCAGGGCATCCATCAGCGCCACGAACGCGCCGGTGATCGACGCCGTGCGGGTGCCGCCGTCCGCCTGCAGCACATCGCAGTCGATCCAGATCGTCCGCTCACCGAGACGCTCGAGATCGACGACGGCGCGCAACGACCGGCCGATCAATCGCTGGATCTCGTGGACCCTGCCGCCCACCTTTCCGGCCGTCGCATCGCGTGGACTCCGCTCGTGGGTCGACCGAGGCAGCATGCCGTATTCGGCGGTGAGCCAGCCCTGGCCGGCTCCCCGCAGCCAGGGAGGCACGCGCTCCTCGATGCTGGCCGTGCAGACGACGCGGGTGTCGCCCAATTCGATCAACACCGAGCCCTCCGCAAACTTGC
This DNA window, taken from bacterium, encodes the following:
- the rdgB gene encoding RdgB/HAM1 family non-canonical purine NTP pyrophosphatase, whose translation is MSGAHRRPCLVLATRNPGKVREIAAVFAHLPIVLRSLADYPQIGEIPEEGKTYADNAGAKALTVAAVTGEVALADDSGVEIEALEGAPGIHSARFLGEQATDADRNARVLALLRETPDAHRTARYRAAVAVALPAGTVRIFEGTCVGRIARDPRGNGGFGYDPIFVPEEDPRTMAEVPPDVKNRLSHRGRALRLAEPYLIEILRLAGKDRQARGAK
- the rph gene encoding ribonuclease PH gives rise to the protein MPRGDGRQPDELRPLVLRRRFSKFAEGSVLIELGDTRVVCTASIEERVPPWLRGAGQGWLTAEYGMLPRSTHERSPRDATAGKVGGRVHEIQRLIGRSLRAVVDLERLGERTIWIDCDVLQADGGTRTASITGAFVALMDALTLLKRTNAVSKFPVREFLAATSVGIIDGAPVLDLTFAEDSRARVDMNIVMTESGKFVEIQGTGEGAAFSKAEASALMALGERGIVTLIAKQREVLADVLTAP